The stretch of DNA CTCGAGGCGATGACCCCCGATCGCTGGGTTGTGGATGGCAACTACCCGGCCGTGCAGGATCTCGTCTGGGCCCGAGCCGACACCGTGGTTTGGCTGGACCTTCCCCGCCCGGTGGTCATGTGGAGGATCATCCGACGCACGACGCGGCGTGTGGTCACTCGCGAGCGGCTCTGGGCGGGGAACCGTGAGTCCCTCGCGGACCACCTCAGAATGGACCCGAACCGGAGCCTCATTCGCTGGGCCTGGATCAAGCACGGCGAGTACCAGGTGCAATACGGCGCGGCCATGCGTTCGCCGGAGAACGCCCACATCGAGTTCATCCGACTGCGTTCTCAGGGAGAGGTCGGCGACTTCATCACTCGATCGGCCCGGATCTGAGAGCACCCCCGAGCTGGACTTGTTTGCCGCGACCGAAGGCGCGATCTCGGCGTCGCCGCCGTCTTGTTGCTGCTCGATATTCGGCTCAGCGCTCGAAGCTCGTGGGCGACACTTGACGAAGCATGCCCACCGAAGCCCACATGACGACGGATCCGGCGGAAGCCCTCGAGGTGTGTGGGGAGTTTCTGGCAGCTCGGCCCATCGATCACAACGTGATTCTCACGGTTCTCGAGCGCCGAATCGCGAAACCTGCGCCCGGTCGATACTGGTGGGTGAGCTTGGACGAGGCGATCAGGGGTTTCGCGCTCCTGTCGCCCCTCGATTTCCATTCGGCGATCACACCTCTTCCGCCATCCTGCGTCGAAGCGATCGCTGACCTCATGGGCGAGACCACGCCCGACCTGGTCGGTGTCGCAGGAGAGGCGACCTCGGCCGCTGCGTTCGCTGCTCGCTGGGGTGAAAGGACCCGAGTGTCGGTCGTGCCCGCTGAGGCGCAGCGGATCTACCGGTTGGACGAACTTCACCCACCCTCGATGGTCTCAGGCAGTTTCCGCCAGGCAACCAATGCGGACCGCGACACGTTGATCGCGTACCGGATTGCCTTCGAGAACGACGTTGGCCAGCCCGGCGATTCTGACCCTGCGTCCGCCGTCGACGAGTCGTTGGTGGGCGGGAGAGCATTCGTCTGGTGCGATCCAGAACCCGTTGCGACGGTCGGAATCAGCCGTCCCACAGCGGGTGTCGCGCGGCTCGGCCCCGTCTACACGCC from Acidimicrobiia bacterium encodes:
- a CDS encoding shikimate kinase yields the protein MTSITLSGHGWIVMVVMAVPPSAQHDAARCLWRGTRWSGRSVGEVTDCTMTDHDRLCQVAPAGTPPFAHDTLCAMRRVSVVGVPGSGKTTVGRRLAGSLDAPFVELDAIFHQPDWGELPAEEFRRRALEAMTPDRWVVDGNYPAVQDLVWARADTVVWLDLPRPVVMWRIIRRTTRRVVTRERLWAGNRESLADHLRMDPNRSLIRWAWIKHGEYQVQYGAAMRSPENAHIEFIRLRSQGEVGDFITRSARI
- a CDS encoding GNAT family N-acetyltransferase — its product is MGETTPDLVGVAGEATSAAAFAARWGERTRVSVVPAEAQRIYRLDELHPPSMVSGSFRQATNADRDTLIAYRIAFENDVGQPGDSDPASAVDESLVGGRAFVWCDPEPVATVGISRPTAGVARLGPVYTPLSLRRRGYGSACVAAASQWVRDNDDAECILYTQLSNPTSNAIYRALGYEPAGDVLMYRFGTPAAFR